Genomic DNA from Callospermophilus lateralis isolate mCalLat2 chromosome 11, mCalLat2.hap1, whole genome shotgun sequence:
TGAGGGGTAAATGTTTGGTTTATAAAGGAAAGGTAAGCACTTTGCAGAAAGGCCTTCCCAACTATGTCAAACTTCGCATTTTGGTATCATATGCCCCTCCTTTCTGGCAATTACCACAgttgtaattttatttattattctcattaatctcccctccattctttaaaaaaaatatttttagtgtagatggacacaatacctttatttatttaaatgtggtgttgaggatcaaacccagtgcctcacacgtgctaggcaaacactctaccactgagccccagccccagccttccCCTTCATTCTTAAAACCTCCATCAGGACAAGAAACTGTTGTATATTTCTGTTCACTCTTTGTAGCCCCCAAGTAGAAGCTTAATATGTGTAGAATAGGTGGATGAATGGGGCCAGATCAGAATACATGTGTCAATTTAAGAACTTTTGACTTCAGGGCTGAAATTAGTAGGAAACCAATGAAGAAGCTTAGAAAGAGGGTGTCACTGTCAGATTTGTCTTAAAAGAAGATAGTTTAGGCTGCCCTGAGAGAGGGGTTGGAAGCAGGAAGACATGTTAGGAGGTATGATATAGAGGTCTAGCCAGTAGTCTATCCTCCCAGTTGTGAAAACTAAATTGTCCCCAGACATACCAAAGGTCAAAAAGGCTAGGTATGGTGactcatgcttataatcccagcaactcagaagattGAGGAAGAtggatcacaattttgaggccagcatcagcaaattaacaagaccctggataaaaaggggtggggatgtgtctcagtggtaaagcacccctgggttcaatcctcaatactccCCCACAAAGATGAGAAACATGGACTGAACTGGCAATTATTGGACATTCATTTCCTTTAATGAACACACACATTCTTCCCTAAAACTGATAATTTTATTTcctatgaaatatttattttacatgaGGCTCCACATTTCAATTGTACCTATTCCTCAGATTAGAAGACTAATTTTCTCCCAGTTTTGGTCCTCCTGGAGTTTAGTCTGTTCCCTTCACTACACCAGATTGACCCTCTTGAAGATTCATCATTCTACAGGCTTCTAGCAGACCCTGGATACCCCTTGAGATGATACATGGCTATGCCCACTTCACACTGCAATACTTGTTTAAATGGCTCCAGGGACTGGCATCCTAAATATTCTTGGATTTCTCAACTATGTCACTGTGGACACTTGGGGCCAGataattctttgtgtgtgtgggctGTATGCTGAGATATTAGCAAACCTGCCCCTGGTCACTAGAGGCCAGTAGTTTGTCCTCCCAGTTGTGAAAACCAAAGTGTCCCCATGCATTACTAAACTGTCCCCTAGGAAAAGGGCAAAATAATCCCAACTGAGAACCAGACTCTCTCCTTGCATCTCATACATACCTCTATTATGGAAAGGTATGAGGTTGTGTTGCTCCTTGTCTTCATTGTCCCACTTGGCAGTTTTCTTATCTGATGACTTATATAAACTAATATACACTCTACCAGCAGGTCAGAGTATAAGAAATATTTGATGATTGAGTTTGATTGCACAGTCAGGGCCTATACAATTAAGCACGATATAATTGCCAATTTCAATTGCCTAATTTGACTGGCTTCTTTCTAGAGTTCTATTTAGACTCTCCAAATCTCAAATAAACTGTTCTGGCTAAAGAAAAAACTTTTCTCTTTATCATCTGATCTTTCAAAAAGTCATCTAAATCTTCTGACACTGTCTGGTTCTATTCTCAGTACATGCTCTTCTCCTGACTCTTTGCTCTTTTTGATTTTCTGACACTACTCATAAGTCTCCAGTCTTTTTCTTGGGAATACGGGCTTAGCTCTGGTGTCCTACCTTCAgctattgtgtgtgtatgtgttttggaTGGGGGAGAgttctggggattggacccaggatcTGAGCTCTGATTGAAAGTTTTCCCACATTCTCTACATTCATATGGTTTCTCTCCTATATGAGTTTCCTGATATGACAAAATTGGAGGCaagtaggcaagagctctactactgagccataccTACAGCTAGCTGTCCAGTCATTTCTATTATCTTTTTGTTTCATATAAATTAGTGGATTATCCTAATTAACCTTATGACATATGCATGAGCATATTTTTTGTAAGAAAGAAGGGGGATACCTATAAAATATGTACATAAAGATCCCAAAGAAAGATTTAATTACTCTATAAAGTACTTAAAACAGATTTATATCATCTTTGAACTGGGTTAGATTGAAACAACTCCTTCCACAAAGAATTTAGTTTTGGGGTTGCTGCCACAGTAATTTCTAATGATTTTAATGTTAGGAAATCCCCTAACTCATTCTTAGGTAGTTATACCCTTAGGACCATACTCCAGTGTCATCATGGAGGCagaaaaaaactatttaaaaattttattttttagttgtagttggacacaacacctttatttcacttgtttgtttttatgtggtgctgaagatcgaacccagagtctcacacctgcgaggcgagtgctctactgctgagccacaaccccagcccagaaaaagGCTATTATGCCCAAGAACTTTTAGCTTTTCCACTTGATTACACTTGAATGTTTTTTACTCAATAGGATTTTTAATTGTTTTCGGCTTTCAGAATTTTTtcccaataattaaaaaaaaattctcctataGTTTTTCCACATTCAGTACATTCATAAGGTTTTTCTTCCTTATGTTTGCTAAGATGTAGTCCCAACTAAACTTTTCCTACATTCATTAGGTTTCTCCTACCTGTTAGAATAAGTCCTATTTGAAGACTCTCATAGTCTCcaaatttctttccagtatgaagTTTTTGATGTTTCAGAAAAGCTGCACGCCCACTTAATGCCTTCCCACAGTGGCTACATTTAAAAGGTTTCTCCCCAGTGTGAATTCTCTGATGACTAATAAGGTGTGAATTCTGActgaaggcttttccacattcagggcacttgtagggcttctctccagtgtgaataCGATGGTGTTTAATAATATCTGAGCTGCCCCTAAAGGATTTTCCACATTTATTGCATACATACGGTTTTTCTCCACTATGAACTCTATGATGTCTCATCAGATCTGAGCTCTGATTGAAAGTTTTCCCACATTCTCTACATTCATATGGTTTCTCTCCTatatgagtttcctgatatctgacaAGGTTGGAGCTACCTCTGTAAGTTCTACTACCCTGATTACACTGTGAAGTGTTTTCCTCTTGGTGAATTCTCTGCACTTCCCTAAGTTCCCCATCCTTGCTGAAGACTTTTTCACATTCTTCAAGTTTGTCTCCAGTATGAAGTCTCTTATGTTTTAGAAAGGCTGTGCGCCAAatgaaggcttttccacattctttacattcatagggcttctcaccATTGTGGACTCTCTGATGTTGAATAAGGAGGGACCGCTGtctgaaggctttcccacattcacAGCATTCATAGGGTTTCTCTCCTGTATGAATTTTTTGGTGTGTAACCAGGTGTGACCTCTGGCTAAAGCCTTTCCCACATTCActgcattcatagggcttctctcctgtATGAATTATCCAATGCCGAATTAGATCTGAACTTGCCCGGAAAGTTTTTCCACATTCAGTACATTCATAAGGTTTTTCTTCCTTATGTTTGCTAAGGTCCAAGTCAGAAGTGGAAACTTTTTCACATTCaagtttctttccagtatgtagtctCTGATGTTTAAGAAAAGCTCTGCATCCAGTGAAAGATTTCCCACATTCTTGACATGCATAGGGTTTTTCTCCACTGTGGAGTCTCTGGTGTTCAGTAAGGCGAGAACGTGAAGGCTTTTTCACATTCATTACACTTGAagggtttctctccagtatgaattctctgatgTGTAACTAGGTGTGAACTCTGACTGAACATTTGTCCACAGTGGTAACACTCATAGGGTTTCTCACCAGTGTGAATTCTGTGATGTATAATAAGATCTGAACTTTGATTGAAGGTTTTCCCACATTCACTGCACATATAGGGTTTCCCTCCATTATGGATTCTCAGGTGTAGGAGAAGGTTTGAATTTCCCTTAA
This window encodes:
- the Znf594 gene encoding LOW QUALITY PROTEIN: zinc finger protein 594 (The sequence of the model RefSeq protein was modified relative to this genomic sequence to represent the inferred CDS: inserted 2 bases in 1 codon), whose translation is MGTLTFVCRKGRAGPAGRRPSLSKPEVATGTAPERKGAAQWRPRRGPWPSWRLGCPGDSETRNKVKQWKSKMEISEEKDSVRASPERLQRLTSQECELVNTRDPEDQILRHWINPLEDAVRHLPSQERVIKEVNLIPKKYMAGDQGHGCHGEKILSAGERSHRYEVCVQTFKQKSRLTEHQEVHNINKIYECKKCGKIFNQGSNMIIHQRIHMGKKPYLCNECGKDFNQSSNLVRHKRIHSGKNSYECKECGKAFKGNSNLLLHLRIHNGGKPYMCSECGKTFNQSSDLIIHHRIHTGEKPYECYHCGQMFSQSSHLVTHQRIHTGEKPFKCNECEKAFXRSRLTEHQRLHSGEKPYACQECGKSFTGCRAFLKHQRLHTGKKLECEKVSTSDLDLSKHKEEKPYECTECGKTFRASSDLIRHWIIHTGEKPYECSECGKGFSQRSHLVTHQKIHTGEKPYECCECGKAFRQRSLLIQHQRVHNGEKPYECKECGKAFIWRTAFLKHKRLHTGDKLEECEKVFSKDGELREVQRIHQEENTSQCNQGSRTYRGSSNLVRYQETHIGEKPYECRECGKTFNQSSDLMRHHRVHSGEKPYVCNKCGKSFRGSSDIIKHHRIHTGEKPYKCPECGKAFSQNSHLISHQRIHTGEKPFKCSHCGKALSGRAAFLKHQKLHTGKKFGDYESLQIGLILTGRRNLMNVGKV